TATAGGAGCCTGTCGGAGAAAAATTCGCACGGCATCCATGATGCGTGCTGGACACGCAGACCGTCCGCGCTATACTGGCCGCATGAAAACATTCAAGCCGTATAATCCCGATCAGCTGTTCCTGTTGCCCCCGGCTCTGCGTGACTGGCTCCCCGAAGGCCACCTGGCGCTGTTCATCAGCGATGTGGTGGAGGCGCTCAACCTGACGCCGATCGTCGTCGCCTACGAGGAGGGTGATGGACGCGGACAGCCGCCCTACCACCCGGCGATGATGGTAAAGCTGCTGGTGTACGCCTACTGCATGGGCCAGCCGTCCTCGCGCCAGATTGAGCGTGCGACCTACGAGGAGATCCCCTACCGAATCCTGGCGGCCAACCAGCACCCCGATCACGATAGTCTGGCCGCCTTTCTGCAGCGCCACCTGGCCGCCCTCGCGGGGCTGTTCGCCCAGGTGTTCCAGCTCTGCCAGCGGGCCGGACTGGTGCGCCTGGGACACGTGGCGCTGGATGGGACCAAGATCCTGGCGAATGCCTCCAAGCACAAGGCGATGAGTTACGGCCGGATGGTCGAGGCCGAGCAGACACTGCAGCAGGAGGTCGCAGCCCTCCTCGCCCAGGCCGCCGCCGTCGATGCGGCGGAGGACGCTCAACAGGGACAGGGCCGGTGCGGCGACGAACTGCCCGCCGAGCTGGCCCATCGCAAGAGTCGGCTCGCCAAGATCCGGGAGGCGAAGGCCGCGCTGGAGGCGGAGGCCACCGCGCAAGCCGTCCAGGCCGCGGCGGCCGCGCAGGCGAAGCTGACCGAACGAGCGCAGCGGGCACGCGAGACCGGCCGGAACCCGACAGGTGGGCCACCCACGGTTCCTGATCCGACCACCGCCACCCCGAGACCACAGGCCCAGCGCAACTTCACCGACCCCGAGTCGCGGATCATGAAGGATGGGGCGACGAAGAGTTTCGTCCAGGCCTACAACGCCCAGGCGGCCGTGGACAGTCAGGCGCAGATCATCGTGGCCGCCGCCATCACCCCCAGCAGGCCAACGATAAAGCGCAACTGGTGCCGATGCTGCAGTCCGTGGAGGCCAATCTGTCCCGAACGCCGATGCAGGTCTCGGCGGATGCGGGCTACTTCAGTGCCCCATAGGTGACGGACTCGGCCGTGCGGGGCATCGACCTGTACGTGCCCGCGGACCGGCAGCACCATGGCGAGTTGTCCCCGTCCGCGAGCGACCCCCCGCCGCTCGACGCGCCGGCCATCGCGCAGATGCGGCACACACTGCAGACCGTCGCCGGAGAGGTGATCTACGCCTTGCGCAAGACGATCGTCGAACCCGTCTTCGGCCAGATCAAGGCCGGGCGGGGCTTTCGGCGTTTTGCGTTTCGGGGACAGGCCAGGGTGACTGCGGAGTGGCTGTTGATCTGCCTCACGCACAACCTGTTGAAGTTGTTCCGATCGGGGTGGACCCCCCAGCAGGCGTGACGGGCACGGTCAGAGGCGCTTCGCGACCGAGGCCCTTCGCGCTCTATGAGCGCTGGTGGGCTCCCGCAGTCGGTCGGGACACGACACTTTATGCTGTAACGTGAGTCGCACCGCTATTTCTCCGACAGGCTCCTAGGTCACATTTACAAGAAGGCGGTCACCTGGAAGCTGTCACACGTCAACCCGATTGCCGGAACCGACCCCCTCGAAGAACCGGAGGGGACGCCACGACCGATTACCCCATGGGCTGCGTTCCTGCGGATCGGGTACAGCGCGTGAACGCTCATGCGGTTCCTTCCCTCAGCGCGCTGGTTTAGGGCAAGCACACAGGACGTTGGAAAGTCTCAGGGCGGGTTGGCGACCAAGCGGGCCAATCGGTGGGCCTTGGGGGCCAGTGATGGCCACGGCGCCAAGGGGGACGCGCCCATCGCCGGCTCATGGAGGGACCGTCATGCTAGGATGTCCGCCTGAGCGCCTCCGCAATCGCCCCTCCCAACAGAAAGATGAGCGCCGAATAGTAGAGCCAGAGGAGTAAGGCCATGGCGCTCCCCAGGATTCCGAAGACGGGATTGTACCTGGCGTAGGTCAGGAGGTACCAGTTGAAGAGCTGCCTGGCGAGGTGCCACAGCACGCCCGCGACCACCGCGCCAAGAAGGGCGGCGCGAAGCGGTATGGGGCGAGCAGGCGCAACTCGGTACATCAGGAGGAAGGTGGCCCCAACCAGGGTGGCCGGCAGGAGGTGGAGTAGGAGCCCGTGCGGGACGCTGATCTCGGCCGGCACAACCTCCAAAAGGCGATTGCCAAGCGCCTCAATGACTGTGGCCAGCGAGGCGGCGGCCAGACTCACCAGGAACCCCAGGCTACAGATCAGCATCAGGAAGAGGGCCGTCACCTTACGACGCAGGTAGGAGCGGGACTCCTGGACATTGGAGAGTGCCGTGAGGGCCGATGCCACCATATCGAAGGCACCAGAGGCGACCCACAGGAGGGAGAGCAACCCGAGTCCCCCGGCCACACGACGTCCGTGAATCAGGCTCTGAATGGCCCCCTCAATCTGTGCGCCAGTTGCCCGCGGCAGAACGCGGCGGATCGTCTCGGTGATGATATGCGTGGCCTCCCGTGATGAGCCGGCGAACACTCCCAGAATGGCGCTGCCGATTAAGAGAAACGGAATGAGGGACAGCAGGCCGTAGAAGCTGATGGCGGCCGCCATCATAAAAGGATCTCGTCGGCTCAGGCACCGCCAGAGCTCCCGCAGGAAGCGGGTCGGCCGCCAGCGAAAGGCGGATTGTTGTGTGGCCATGCCGCTCAGCATACCGGTACGGCCGCCCGCGCGCAAGCTGTGTGGCCGGGCGATGGCGAATGGCGCGCGGCCTATCTGGTCACGCGGCGCCCGTCCTTCTCACCCTTGACCGCTGGATTGGGATCCTCCATAATTCGGATTGCACCATCACAGCTAAGGAGGAGCGAACGATGTCGAACGTTATCCCCGAGACCCACCGCGACCTGCTCCAGAAACGCGCCTTCGCGCATCTGGCCACGATCATGCCGGACGGGACCCCTCAGGTGACCCCGGTCTGGTGCGACTATGACGGGACCCATGTTCGGATCAACAGTGCCGAGGGAAGGGTCAAGGATCGCAACATGCGGCGGAACCCGCAGGTGGCGCTGGAGATCATGGACCCTGACAACCCGTACCGTTACCTCGCCCTGCGGGGCCGAGTGGTGGAGATCACCAAGGACGGGGCCGATGCGCACATCGACCTCCTGGCCAAGAAGTATCTGGGGCAGGAGCGCTACCCCTACCGCAGGGCTGGAGAGGTGCGTGTTCTTTACAAGATCCGGCCGGACTACGTCTCTTCGATGGGGTGAGGTCCGGGGCGGCCAGAGCGATGTCAAAGTCACCCGTAAGTAAGGGCTACATGCGGTACGGCTGATCGATCGGCCGTCTTTTTTGTGAACATTGAGCTGTTGCTGCGGAAGATGGGCTAGGGGCTATTGCCCGCAATCTGTGTAACCAGCAATCCGAGCGCTACTCGGCCGATTCACCGCTCCCGAGATATTTTACGGTTTCCGTGTCGATGACATACTTGATTGGATCAACAGGCATTATCACGTACATGGCCGTGACCGCGGCCGCATTACTTTTCCTATGATCATGTGCGCTTGTTTGGAGCACGCTAAGGACCGGTGGCGAGCAGCAGCAGAAGCCTGTCGCCCCACCGCCAGCCACACACGGGCCGCGCGTTATTATCTTCGCGCTTGATGGGGCGGGCCACGATCAGTTAATGCAATCGATCAGTTCGGGCAAGGCGCCGCACATGGCTGCAGTGCTAGGGGGAGGGAAGGGGGCCGGGCTATTCGAGTATGCCTATGCAGCGCCTCACGCATTGAGTATTCTCCCTTCAGACACTATAGCAGGCTGGGCGGCGGTCTTCACAGGAAGGCCGCCGGCATGGAATGGCGTGGCGGGTGACGAATGGTTCAAGCGAGAAACTGCGACGTTTCACGACCCGGTCCCTGTTTTTCTATAGGATACGACCGATATGACCAAAGTTGTGACGGATGATCTTAGAGGATGTGCTGCCGCTGGTCACGGCTTTCGACAGTGCAAATCGCACGGGGCGGCCGATTCCACAGTTGAAGGGAACGCTAGATCTGATTTTCGCGCGGGAGCCAGCCCCCGGAGGCCAGAACGTTCGACCGTATGAGATCTTCGATGGCCGAAGGTTGGTGCCGATCCGTGACTATCTGAGAAAACATCCAAGGCCCGATCTCGTCCGCCTCGAAGAGCGCATGAACCGGCTGAGCGCAGGGCCGTATGGAAATCGCGCTGGCGATATTCTTTTGCTCGCTCGCGCATGCAACAACCTGCCTCTCCAGGA
The window above is part of the Candidatus Methylomirabilota bacterium genome. Proteins encoded here:
- a CDS encoding YihY/virulence factor BrkB family protein, coding for MLSGMATQQSAFRWRPTRFLRELWRCLSRRDPFMMAAAISFYGLLSLIPFLLIGSAILGVFAGSSREATHIITETIRRVLPRATGAQIEGAIQSLIHGRRVAGGLGLLSLLWVASGAFDMVASALTALSNVQESRSYLRRKVTALFLMLICSLGFLVSLAAASLATVIEALGNRLLEVVPAEISVPHGLLLHLLPATLVGATFLLMYRVAPARPIPLRAALLGAVVAGVLWHLARQLFNWYLLTYARYNPVFGILGSAMALLLWLYYSALIFLLGGAIAEALRRTS
- a CDS encoding PPOX class F420-dependent oxidoreductase, with the translated sequence MSNVIPETHRDLLQKRAFAHLATIMPDGTPQVTPVWCDYDGTHVRINSAEGRVKDRNMRRNPQVALEIMDPDNPYRYLALRGRVVEITKDGADAHIDLLAKKYLGQERYPYRRAGEVRVLYKIRPDYVSSMG
- a CDS encoding alkaline phosphatase family protein — encoded protein: MQSISSGKAPHMAAVLGGGKGAGLFEYAYAAPHALSILPSDTIAGWAAVFTGRPPAWNGVAGDEWFKRETATFHDPVPVFL